The Roseovarius indicus genome has a segment encoding these proteins:
- a CDS encoding glycosyltransferase family 4 protein — translation MRIAIAGTNNDSMYSGGRYHALIVAYALARIGMDVTFITNKRPRFVDDLDPLAPGQVKYVFTPDFRSSIPKENFDYVILIPTGIFLPEFYEAVFEFARGARARMALINFESGNWFNAVSPAPRDLRLWEYWRRAVAESGLVISSLRTSDLYAREFYDAVNPEDLRFEVCGPPINSLAAAGGLNKPKDGSVIAFVRSSDAHKGGADLLELDPEILAGRTLKIVAGGPIDSVFAEDLKARFIPAGAKVEFHTAISDAEKFVLIGKAQALLFPSRFEGFGYPPVEAAYMGTEVACYDLEVLEETVGSVAHFAPVGDVAALGDALAEALEREPRQETLHAAVRSIVDIDEVALRLSDILLRSMNAIRATPDTRGHACWGPFVLSDADANINSVPAMPALLRSFRKTGENAYLLSVLMCAPTRHVTGTIEGKVMEAVPVCIKEIDRRFGEVIFEVSAHLPDWTDKDKELTITLRDAHGAVVLQEQIRLKQSAQSLNATLSLTDLEEEPGQTKLTLKASKNVDRISFSHDQITWVHADVVEGDVEFIVPQTNLHMSDPVFYLFADDQIIDVFSGVPPFPGLHAHIPVHDHGQGIIEIADLTNEHWNCGVLRRPGNKSAGVVACITPHQSRRPHAGDTIRLASGRIVRIESIDYKGKVANLHFGVEIDPDNEGYPNALVRVDRATGVSPVHVSAENWSKGFWSGDGTSGSRVVLLPYEAIDAFDPSLPVSLVVDGSKEIEIERFVDNGYGYVARLSEPLNVFGSEMPEFDLIPSTSHVGLDQPADESADGWPDKPHWSMGDKSGRIINLSPGARVVRNDALIFQDGSVRGIQDIAFDKAAVYILLDLAPAADHARPARLASFREKSDLWHGQSVYPSPVENPGANKVLRMSDNFRKSRIALPQVPAKDRPRVLFASIVPPDPANQGNRIVTRNFITHLISQGFDVDLLLVGHVLPERMFHQFGDRVRVFPLPFPNWTAEPSTRLRRHVTEELRQMNRSPAESEIFDRLLEDASHYHPFYIVPDSVVRTARALYRSNEYHSIVCNYTHMIRIACELAPIRPLPPVTIVTHDALSRLPLKFDGKPFDTMYRRCTPDMERDVLNAVPGATILAISTSEQAYFKEIGVTNPIELCEYDGLKECALYKVFPTAFDKRRLIFHASNNPMNQVAIDWFLNNCWSKVQRVVSHAKLVICGAISQHVDASIPGIERHGPVERETLMGLLGTSSVAINPTLVGTGLKIKTVEAICAGLPSVCLPAAIEGLEAVADDFCILAEDAPSFVDACVRLLTEKDTWNGLNQSSMALAQKRFSEAAIYGAVDARMGWDKGTDERFAAARSEYSFSEAPSLDDLVNSVSETDRSNITTARHLQSIGKVKWASHILNRASEQLECNGPFGLWLKSAQTANLVTPPSIALNSTARCLAERPTEGAAYAEAIKAALAQNEMELAENIWQHMALTMPGSPASAQFAEDMGLLRGTSISAGWKPSPLSIPLNSKRELNTLLSKGDKVGPGWSSVEQLGAWTCSRYARLDLTFPATNAPLKLVLTGHQHQKGQDSGDRIIRFSIDGADVGVVTIPFNSPRHSLEFEVPAQGAEARTSLTISLEIRNPSPLRLETGELKDPRAMGYSLRAILLEEKSERKKKRAGKSRRSANSGA, via the coding sequence ATGCGCATCGCAATCGCTGGAACGAACAACGATTCTATGTATTCCGGCGGGCGCTATCACGCCCTGATTGTCGCCTATGCGCTCGCACGCATCGGGATGGATGTTACTTTCATAACGAACAAGCGTCCCCGGTTCGTCGATGATCTCGATCCTCTTGCACCGGGTCAGGTGAAATATGTTTTCACGCCAGATTTCCGCAGTTCCATACCGAAGGAGAATTTTGATTACGTCATTCTGATACCGACCGGTATCTTCCTGCCGGAGTTTTACGAAGCAGTCTTCGAATTCGCCCGTGGCGCCAGGGCGCGCATGGCACTTATCAATTTCGAAAGCGGCAACTGGTTCAATGCAGTGTCGCCGGCACCGCGCGATCTTCGTTTGTGGGAGTATTGGCGCCGGGCGGTTGCCGAGTCTGGCTTGGTGATTTCGAGCCTGCGGACAAGCGACCTTTACGCGCGAGAGTTCTACGATGCCGTTAATCCTGAGGATCTGAGGTTCGAAGTATGCGGCCCGCCCATCAACAGCCTTGCGGCAGCGGGCGGCCTCAACAAGCCGAAAGACGGTTCCGTCATCGCGTTTGTTCGTTCGAGCGATGCCCACAAAGGAGGGGCAGACCTTCTCGAACTTGACCCCGAAATACTTGCCGGCAGAACGCTTAAGATCGTCGCCGGAGGTCCGATCGACTCTGTATTCGCCGAGGACTTGAAGGCGCGCTTCATACCGGCAGGCGCAAAAGTTGAGTTTCACACCGCGATTTCCGACGCCGAGAAGTTCGTTTTGATCGGAAAGGCCCAAGCACTGCTATTCCCCAGCCGTTTCGAAGGTTTCGGCTATCCGCCGGTCGAAGCCGCCTACATGGGAACGGAAGTCGCCTGCTACGATCTTGAAGTTCTTGAGGAAACCGTCGGATCTGTGGCGCATTTTGCGCCGGTCGGTGACGTTGCAGCCTTGGGAGATGCCCTGGCAGAAGCCTTGGAGCGGGAGCCAAGGCAGGAAACATTGCACGCCGCCGTCAGGTCCATCGTCGACATCGACGAGGTGGCGTTGCGTCTGTCCGATATCCTCTTGCGCAGCATGAACGCCATCCGCGCAACCCCTGATACACGTGGTCATGCCTGCTGGGGGCCGTTTGTTCTAAGCGATGCAGACGCGAACATCAACTCCGTCCCCGCCATGCCAGCGCTATTGCGCAGTTTCCGGAAAACCGGCGAAAACGCCTACCTTCTCTCTGTCCTGATGTGCGCGCCGACCCGTCACGTCACCGGTACGATCGAAGGAAAGGTCATGGAAGCTGTGCCTGTGTGCATAAAGGAGATAGACAGGCGGTTCGGTGAAGTCATATTCGAGGTTTCCGCGCACCTACCGGACTGGACGGATAAGGATAAGGAACTGACGATAACGCTGCGTGATGCTCACGGCGCGGTTGTGCTTCAAGAACAGATTCGACTGAAGCAGTCGGCGCAATCGCTGAACGCGACGCTATCACTTACTGACTTGGAGGAAGAGCCCGGCCAAACCAAACTAACGCTCAAAGCCAGCAAGAATGTGGACCGAATATCCTTCTCTCATGACCAGATAACTTGGGTGCATGCCGATGTGGTCGAAGGGGACGTGGAGTTCATCGTTCCCCAGACCAACTTGCACATGAGTGATCCGGTTTTTTACCTGTTTGCGGACGACCAGATCATCGACGTTTTTTCCGGAGTGCCGCCCTTTCCCGGTCTCCATGCTCATATTCCCGTTCATGATCATGGTCAGGGTATTATCGAGATTGCCGACCTAACGAACGAACACTGGAATTGCGGTGTTCTGCGCCGCCCGGGCAACAAGAGCGCCGGGGTCGTTGCCTGCATCACGCCGCATCAATCAAGAAGACCGCATGCCGGTGACACGATACGCTTGGCTTCAGGCAGGATCGTCAGGATTGAATCGATAGACTACAAGGGCAAGGTTGCAAACCTCCATTTCGGCGTCGAGATCGACCCTGACAACGAGGGGTATCCCAACGCATTGGTCAGGGTCGACCGCGCTACCGGCGTGTCGCCGGTACATGTCTCTGCCGAGAACTGGTCAAAGGGCTTCTGGAGCGGTGACGGCACGTCAGGCTCGCGCGTTGTTCTCCTGCCGTATGAAGCCATAGACGCTTTTGATCCGTCGCTTCCGGTTTCGCTTGTCGTTGACGGCTCGAAAGAGATAGAAATCGAACGGTTCGTTGACAACGGCTACGGTTACGTCGCCCGACTGAGCGAACCGCTGAACGTGTTCGGTTCTGAAATGCCGGAGTTCGATCTCATACCCTCGACAAGCCATGTCGGGCTGGACCAACCCGCTGACGAAAGCGCAGACGGATGGCCAGACAAGCCCCATTGGTCGATGGGTGACAAATCCGGCCGAATCATCAACCTGTCTCCTGGCGCCAGAGTTGTCAGGAACGACGCACTCATCTTTCAGGACGGATCGGTACGCGGTATTCAGGATATCGCGTTCGACAAGGCTGCTGTATACATTTTGCTCGATCTTGCCCCGGCTGCGGATCATGCACGTCCGGCGCGGCTCGCAAGTTTCCGTGAGAAATCCGATCTTTGGCATGGTCAGTCCGTGTATCCTTCGCCCGTGGAAAACCCCGGCGCCAACAAGGTACTCCGGATGAGCGACAATTTCCGCAAAAGTCGTATCGCATTGCCCCAGGTGCCCGCAAAGGATCGGCCACGGGTTCTTTTCGCGTCCATCGTTCCGCCAGATCCCGCGAACCAGGGCAACAGGATTGTTACCCGCAATTTTATCACGCACCTCATCTCCCAGGGGTTCGACGTTGACCTGCTTTTGGTCGGTCATGTTTTGCCCGAACGTATGTTCCACCAGTTCGGCGACCGCGTCCGTGTGTTTCCGTTGCCCTTTCCGAACTGGACGGCGGAGCCGTCCACTCGGCTGAGACGCCACGTAACCGAAGAATTGCGCCAGATGAACCGGTCGCCGGCGGAGTCGGAAATATTCGACAGGTTGCTAGAGGATGCCTCACATTACCATCCGTTCTACATCGTGCCGGATTCCGTTGTCCGCACGGCGCGTGCGCTGTACCGATCAAACGAATACCATTCGATTGTTTGCAATTACACGCATATGATCCGCATCGCTTGCGAACTCGCGCCAATACGCCCGCTCCCCCCGGTCACCATCGTAACCCATGACGCCTTGTCACGCTTGCCACTCAAGTTCGATGGCAAGCCTTTTGATACGATGTACCGGCGCTGCACGCCCGACATGGAAAGGGATGTGCTCAATGCCGTGCCGGGTGCAACCATCCTCGCCATCTCGACCAGCGAACAGGCCTACTTCAAAGAAATCGGGGTGACCAATCCAATCGAACTCTGCGAGTATGATGGCCTTAAGGAGTGTGCGCTTTACAAGGTCTTCCCCACGGCGTTCGACAAGCGGCGCCTGATCTTTCACGCCAGTAACAATCCAATGAACCAGGTCGCAATTGACTGGTTTCTCAACAATTGCTGGAGCAAGGTCCAGCGGGTCGTGTCTCACGCAAAGCTGGTAATATGCGGCGCGATTTCGCAGCACGTTGATGCTTCAATTCCCGGGATCGAACGGCATGGACCCGTCGAGCGCGAGACGTTGATGGGGCTGCTGGGCACAAGCAGCGTGGCCATCAATCCAACGCTTGTCGGCACCGGCCTCAAGATTAAGACCGTGGAAGCGATCTGCGCTGGTCTGCCCAGTGTCTGCCTGCCTGCGGCAATTGAAGGCTTGGAGGCGGTGGCCGATGATTTCTGTATTCTAGCGGAAGATGCGCCATCCTTTGTCGACGCCTGCGTAAGACTTTTGACGGAAAAGGACACTTGGAACGGGTTGAACCAAAGTTCGATGGCTCTCGCCCAGAAACGATTTTCCGAGGCCGCCATCTATGGCGCGGTTGATGCACGTATGGGCTGGGACAAAGGTACCGACGAGCGATTTGCGGCAGCAAGGTCCGAGTACTCGTTTTCGGAAGCTCCAAGCCTGGACGATCTGGTTAACTCAGTCAGCGAGACGGACAGGAGTAACATTACAACCGCGCGGCACCTTCAGTCGATAGGCAAGGTCAAATGGGCAAGCCATATCCTGAACAGAGCGAGTGAACAGTTGGAGTGCAACGGACCATTTGGCCTGTGGCTCAAGTCCGCTCAAACTGCAAATTTGGTTACCCCGCCTAGCATTGCGCTGAATTCAACCGCGCGATGCTTAGCCGAACGACCAACCGAGGGAGCTGCTTACGCAGAGGCAATCAAGGCGGCGCTGGCTCAGAACGAAATGGAACTTGCCGAGAATATTTGGCAACACATGGCTCTGACCATGCCCGGGAGTCCGGCCTCTGCGCAGTTTGCAGAGGATATGGGCCTGTTACGCGGCACGTCCATTTCCGCTGGCTGGAAGCCATCACCACTCAGCATTCCTTTGAACTCGAAACGAGAGTTGAACACGCTTCTCTCAAAGGGCGATAAGGTCGGCCCCGGCTGGAGCTCGGTGGAACAATTGGGCGCCTGGACCTGTAGTCGCTATGCCCGACTTGACCTGACTTTTCCCGCAACAAACGCGCCACTCAAGCTTGTCCTGACTGGCCATCAACATCAGAAAGGCCAGGACTCTGGAGACCGCATTATCAGGTTTTCTATCGACGGCGCGGACGTCGGGGTGGTAACGATTCCTTTCAACAGTCCCAGGCATAGCCTTGAGTTCGAAGTGCCGGCGCAGGGAGCTGAGGCTAGGACGTCGCTGACGATCTCGCTTGAAATACGCAACCCTTCCCCCCTGAGGCTGGAGACTGGCGAACTCAAAGACCCGCGGGCCATGGGGTACTCCCTTCGCGCCATTCTCTTGGAAGAGAAGTCCGAGAGGAAGAAGAAAAGGGCTGGCAAGTCACGCAGGTCTGCGAATTCCGGAGCGTAG
- the tnpB gene encoding IS66 family insertion sequence element accessory protein TnpB (TnpB, as the term is used for proteins encoded by IS66 family insertion elements, is considered an accessory protein, since TnpC, encoded by a neighboring gene, is a DDE family transposase.), translated as MIAFPAGVRVWIAGGVTDMRRGMNTLALTVQQGLGRDPHAGEIFCFRGRKGDLVKLLWHDGVGMSLYTKRLEAGKFIWPTSGSGDAVQISAAQLGYLLEGIDWRNPRWTQRPAKAG; from the coding sequence ATGATCGCCTTCCCGGCGGGGGTGCGAGTGTGGATCGCAGGCGGGGTCACCGACATGCGGCGCGGCATGAACACCCTGGCGCTGACGGTGCAGCAGGGTCTGGGGCGCGATCCGCATGCCGGCGAGATCTTCTGCTTTCGCGGGCGCAAAGGCGACCTCGTCAAACTGCTGTGGCACGACGGGGTCGGCATGTCGCTCTACACCAAGCGGCTGGAGGCCGGGAAGTTCATCTGGCCAACCAGTGGGAGCGGCGACGCGGTGCAGATCTCTGCGGCCCAGCTCGGGTATCTTCTGGAGGGGATCGACTGGCGCAATCCGCGCTGGACCCAACGCCCTGCAAAGGCGGGGTAA
- a CDS encoding AGE family epimerase/isomerase, whose product MTKRLRVQARQAYCFATGAALEPGLADLGDTARALFATLLDKGIHRDTGHLAAQFNPDGTIRSAPNDLYDVAFVLLAASALIRLGYDIAPELAKAEAMLARLKAPKGWHECGTGAGIRRQNPHMHLFECATALYDATGEPRFKAIADECLDLFRTVFLQPDGSVFERFEPDWQPRVADQVVEPGHMTEWIFLIDAYEEVTRQDTGVDLARIFDTAWAARDGSGALPDHSVPRATTRRCWPQTELLKASIVLERRGHALPGGADPETILAMLRRDYLDVPVTGGWYDKRTTDGDLVSDMMPASTFYHILVAVRMFLEREEALAAEPPALRTQA is encoded by the coding sequence ATGACCAAGCGCCTTCGCGTGCAGGCGCGTCAGGCCTATTGCTTTGCGACCGGCGCCGCCCTTGAACCCGGGCTGGCCGATCTCGGCGACACCGCGCGCGCCCTGTTCGCCACCCTCCTCGACAAGGGCATCCACCGCGACACCGGCCACCTGGCCGCGCAGTTCAATCCCGACGGCACGATCCGGTCGGCGCCGAACGATCTCTATGACGTGGCCTTCGTGTTGCTGGCGGCCTCGGCCCTGATCCGGCTGGGCTACGACATCGCGCCCGAACTGGCCAAGGCAGAGGCCATGCTGGCCCGGCTCAAGGCGCCCAAGGGCTGGCACGAATGCGGTACCGGCGCCGGGATACGCCGCCAGAACCCCCATATGCACCTCTTCGAATGCGCGACCGCGCTGTACGACGCGACCGGCGAGCCGCGGTTCAAGGCCATCGCCGACGAATGCCTCGACCTCTTCCGCACCGTGTTCCTGCAACCCGACGGCTCGGTCTTCGAGCGCTTCGAGCCGGACTGGCAGCCGCGCGTCGCCGATCAGGTGGTCGAACCGGGCCACATGACCGAGTGGATCTTCCTGATCGACGCCTACGAAGAGGTCACCCGCCAGGACACCGGGGTCGATCTCGCCCGCATCTTCGACACGGCCTGGGCGGCGCGCGATGGCTCGGGCGCCCTGCCCGACCACTCGGTTCCGCGGGCCACGACGCGCCGCTGCTGGCCGCAGACCGAGCTGCTCAAGGCCTCGATCGTGCTCGAGCGCCGTGGCCATGCCCTGCCCGGCGGCGCCGACCCGGAAACGATCCTCGCCATGCTTCGGCGTGACTATCTCGACGTGCCGGTCACCGGCGGCTGGTATGACAAGCGCACCACCGATGGCGACCTGGTCTCCGACATGATGCCGGCCTCGACCTTCTATCACATCCTGGTCGCCGTCCGGATGTTTCTCGAACGCGAAGAGGCGCTTGCCGCCGAACCGCCCGCGCTGAGAACGCAGGCGTGA
- the tnpA gene encoding IS66-like element accessory protein TnpA — translation MEESFLGHRQVAATARRHGVSRSLLTIWRRQYRDGELGDETPPSFISLAVSPMAPAAVPATAQETPRDTPDVQLEIVLRNGRRLLVPSSVAPEVLARLLPALEGR, via the coding sequence GTGGAGGAGAGTTTTCTGGGGCATCGCCAGGTGGCGGCAACGGCACGGCGGCATGGTGTGTCGCGCTCGCTGCTGACGATATGGCGGCGGCAGTATCGCGACGGTGAGCTTGGCGACGAGACGCCGCCTTCATTCATCTCGCTGGCGGTTTCGCCCATGGCGCCTGCGGCAGTGCCCGCGACCGCCCAGGAGACGCCGCGCGACACCCCGGACGTTCAGCTCGAGATCGTGCTGAGGAACGGGCGGCGGCTTCTCGTCCCCTCGTCGGTGGCCCCGGAGGTTTTGGCGCGGCTGCTTCCGGCCCTGGAAGGCCGATGA
- a CDS encoding FkbM family methyltransferase, producing the protein MTIDTTPYWKALCKTGSPAKLAQFREAIIEHSYRYRLASGDTAVDVGAHRARHTIPMAETVGRQGTVFAIEAAPEMQKKLRAQVNHSGVKDIRNIVIYLDYALSDKEAKAEFFYLPKHGSGLSSLSKPANVPENAEVVVEKVEMRRLDDLIDAHTPVRFIKADIEGAEYHAFRGAKKLISANRPMMVFEHQAQNDAERFGYTEQDFFDLWRDIDYSLYSVFGRAVTTENWGEPNAHDIFAVPNEEKEVHREIISLSIVRAIEDLLKEDDEKA; encoded by the coding sequence GTGACCATTGATACGACCCCATACTGGAAAGCCCTCTGCAAGACAGGCTCACCTGCAAAGCTTGCGCAGTTCCGCGAGGCAATTATTGAACATTCCTACAGATACAGGCTAGCCAGTGGCGACACCGCCGTCGATGTGGGGGCTCACCGAGCACGGCACACCATTCCTATGGCGGAAACCGTTGGTCGGCAGGGCACCGTCTTCGCAATTGAGGCGGCGCCCGAAATGCAGAAGAAACTGCGAGCTCAAGTCAATCACTCCGGCGTCAAAGACATACGGAATATTGTAATATATTTAGACTATGCTTTGTCCGACAAGGAAGCAAAAGCAGAGTTCTTCTATCTCCCCAAGCACGGCTCAGGACTGAGTTCGCTGTCCAAACCGGCGAATGTTCCGGAAAACGCAGAGGTCGTGGTCGAGAAAGTTGAGATGCGTCGGCTTGACGACCTGATAGATGCACATACACCTGTCCGTTTTATCAAGGCCGACATCGAAGGCGCCGAATACCATGCGTTTCGCGGCGCAAAGAAACTGATTTCGGCCAACCGACCGATGATGGTGTTTGAACACCAGGCTCAAAATGATGCAGAGCGCTTCGGCTATACTGAGCAGGATTTTTTCGACCTTTGGCGTGATATTGATTATTCCCTTTACAGCGTCTTCGGTCGGGCGGTCACAACAGAAAATTGGGGGGAACCCAACGCTCATGACATTTTCGCCGTACCGAACGAGGAAAAAGAAGTGCACAGGGAGATCATCTCGTTGAGCATCGTTCGCGCCATCGAAGATCTTCTCAAGGAAGATGACGAAAAGGCGTAG
- a CDS encoding acylneuraminate cytidylyltransferase family protein, whose product MIPARMGSQRLPKKNLADFHGSPLIVHAIRKCFATGLFDEVWVNSEHPDFGPIAEAEGAHFHQRPEELGNNNATSEQFIAEFLEKQDCTFIYQVHSIAPLLSVSDLKKFVAEMQTDQYDALMSVVDENLECLYKDEPVNFTFAEKTNSQYLIPVRRIVWAVTAWRRETYLGAIKSGNCATYSGRIGYISVGRMAGHVIKTQEDLDVAAALYDILAD is encoded by the coding sequence ATGATACCCGCCCGCATGGGCAGTCAGCGTCTTCCCAAAAAAAATCTGGCAGACTTCCACGGCTCGCCCCTGATTGTTCACGCGATACGTAAGTGTTTTGCGACAGGTCTATTCGATGAAGTCTGGGTCAACTCCGAGCATCCGGATTTCGGGCCAATTGCTGAAGCAGAAGGAGCGCATTTTCATCAGCGTCCAGAAGAGCTTGGCAACAACAACGCAACCTCGGAGCAGTTCATCGCCGAGTTTCTCGAAAAACAGGATTGCACCTTCATATACCAAGTCCATTCTATCGCGCCGCTTCTGTCGGTGTCAGACCTAAAAAAGTTCGTCGCTGAAATGCAGACTGACCAATACGACGCGCTCATGAGCGTGGTCGATGAAAACCTTGAATGCCTGTACAAGGATGAGCCTGTCAACTTTACCTTTGCCGAAAAGACCAACAGCCAATATCTCATACCGGTCAGGCGCATCGTTTGGGCGGTAACGGCATGGAGACGGGAAACCTATCTTGGGGCGATCAAGTCTGGAAATTGTGCAACGTATTCGGGGCGCATCGGATACATATCGGTCGGGCGCATGGCTGGGCATGTCATCAAAACCCAGGAAGACTTGGATGTCGCAGCTGCGCTTTACGACATTTTGGCGGACTAA
- the tnpC gene encoding IS66 family transposase, with protein sequence MSDAASEIARLRAALAASEARAAAAESELGQARAVVSTSEAMIKHLRLEIAKLRREQYGHSSERRDRLIDQMELQLEELEAAATEDEIAAEKVAKTMTVAGLKRRRPARKPFPEHLPREHVVIAAPTACSCCGSDRIVKMGEDVTETLEVIPRQWKVIQTVREKFTCRHCEKISQPPAPFHPTPRGWAGPNLLAMILFEKFGQHQPLNRQAERYAKEGVEISLSTLADQVGACAAALEPIHALIRAHVLAAERLHGDDTTVPLLAKGGTQTARLWTYVRDDRPFGGDSPPAALFHFSRDRGMANPNRHLAGWQGILQADAYGGYNDLYRADRDPGPVESALCWSHARRKFFELADIKGNARKGKPAHDISPIALEAVARIDAIFDIERGINGLTAADRQVARHQLSRPLVEELHDWLRAERDRLSRHNPVAKAIDYMFKAERWPAFTRFLDDGRVCLTNNAAERALRGVALGRRSWLFAGSERGGDRAAFMYSLIVTAKMNDVDPQAWLADVLARLPGTTASRVPDLLPWNWKASELRRAG encoded by the coding sequence ATGTCAGATGCCGCTTCCGAGATCGCCAGATTGCGCGCCGCGCTCGCGGCCTCGGAGGCCCGTGCGGCGGCAGCCGAGAGCGAGCTGGGGCAGGCCCGGGCGGTGGTCTCGACCTCCGAGGCGATGATCAAGCATCTCCGGCTCGAGATCGCCAAGCTCCGGCGCGAGCAATACGGCCACAGCTCGGAACGCCGCGACCGCCTGATCGACCAGATGGAATTGCAGCTCGAGGAACTCGAGGCCGCGGCCACCGAAGACGAGATCGCCGCCGAGAAGGTGGCGAAGACCATGACCGTCGCCGGGCTCAAACGTCGCCGTCCGGCGCGCAAGCCCTTCCCGGAGCATCTGCCGCGCGAGCACGTGGTGATCGCGGCGCCCACAGCCTGTTCCTGCTGCGGCTCGGATCGCATCGTGAAGATGGGTGAGGATGTCACCGAGACGCTCGAAGTCATTCCCCGGCAGTGGAAGGTAATCCAGACGGTCCGGGAGAAGTTCACCTGCCGCCATTGCGAGAAGATCAGCCAGCCGCCGGCGCCGTTCCACCCCACGCCCCGTGGCTGGGCCGGTCCGAACCTGCTGGCGATGATCCTCTTCGAGAAGTTCGGCCAGCACCAGCCTTTGAACCGCCAGGCCGAACGCTATGCGAAGGAAGGTGTCGAGATCAGCCTCTCGACTCTTGCCGATCAGGTCGGGGCCTGCGCTGCTGCGCTCGAGCCGATCCATGCGCTGATCCGCGCGCATGTCCTCGCCGCCGAGCGGCTGCACGGCGACGACACGACGGTGCCGCTGCTGGCGAAGGGCGGCACGCAAACCGCGCGGCTCTGGACCTATGTCCGGGACGACCGCCCCTTCGGCGGCGACAGCCCACCTGCCGCGCTGTTCCACTTCTCGCGTGACCGTGGAATGGCCAACCCCAACCGGCATCTCGCCGGATGGCAGGGCATTCTGCAAGCCGATGCCTATGGCGGCTACAATGACCTCTACCGCGCCGACCGCGATCCGGGGCCCGTCGAGTCTGCGCTCTGCTGGAGCCATGCCCGGCGCAAGTTCTTCGAGCTCGCCGACATCAAGGGGAATGCCCGGAAGGGCAAGCCGGCTCATGACATCTCCCCAATCGCGCTGGAGGCCGTCGCCCGAATAGACGCGATCTTCGACATCGAACGCGGGATCAATGGCCTGACGGCTGCGGACCGTCAGGTGGCCAGGCACCAGCTGTCCCGGCCTCTGGTCGAGGAGCTTCATGACTGGCTGCGTGCCGAGCGCGACCGGCTGTCGAGGCACAATCCGGTCGCCAAGGCGATCGACTACATGTTCAAAGCGGAGCGCTGGCCCGCCTTCACCCGGTTCCTCGACGATGGCAGGGTCTGCCTGACGAACAATGCGGCGGAGCGGGCGCTGCGCGGTGTCGCGCTTGGCCGCAGGTCCTGGCTCTTCGCCGGCTCCGAGCGCGGCGGGGACCGCGCAGCATTCATGTATTCCCTGATCGTCACCGCCAAGATGAACGACGTCGATCCTCAGGCCTGGCTCGCCGATGTCCTGGCCAGACTGCCCGGCACGACGGCTTCTCGGGTGCCGGATCTGCTGCCATGGAACTGGAAGGCGTCCGAACTTCGCCGAGCGGGCTAA
- a CDS encoding 6-phosphogluconolactonase, translating to MTLETLPFSNKGAAEAACSDWLAGKLVSALENTPDRVTVLVSGGSTPTRVLPAILTRDLDWNRIDCVASDERIVAPSDPDSTEGMIHRLFSEAGRPLNYAGLGSATVPDAALAEWRRARADIAWPPAVGLLGIGEDGHTASLFPGRPEAEDPFLEDALVPETAPHRHPRVTLGLKTLGQCPALGLVIAGAGKRQALKLDPAGLFRSLAVITRVMVFSEEEPTGRNRLTSVK from the coding sequence ATGACGCTTGAAACCTTACCTTTTTCAAACAAGGGCGCGGCAGAGGCGGCATGCTCTGACTGGCTGGCCGGCAAGTTGGTGTCGGCGTTGGAGAATACTCCGGATCGCGTTACCGTTCTTGTGTCAGGCGGATCCACACCCACCCGTGTCCTGCCAGCCATACTCACACGTGACCTCGATTGGAACCGAATTGACTGCGTCGCAAGCGACGAACGCATAGTAGCCCCCTCTGATCCAGACTCGACGGAAGGCATGATCCACCGTCTCTTCTCCGAGGCTGGCCGACCACTCAATTACGCAGGCCTCGGTAGCGCCACTGTTCCAGATGCAGCCCTCGCTGAATGGCGACGCGCCCGCGCTGACATTGCATGGCCTCCGGCAGTGGGCCTGCTCGGAATCGGGGAAGACGGGCATACCGCCTCTTTGTTTCCCGGACGACCTGAAGCGGAGGATCCATTCTTGGAGGATGCGCTGGTTCCCGAAACCGCCCCTCACCGCCACCCTCGCGTAACCCTTGGTCTAAAGACACTCGGCCAGTGCCCCGCACTGGGCCTCGTAATCGCCGGAGCCGGCAAACGGCAGGCTCTGAAGTTGGACCCTGCCGGCCTTTTCCGAAGTCTTGCGGTGATCACCCGCGTTATGGTGTTCTCGGAAGAGGAGCCTACTGGGAGAAATAGACTAACGAGTGTAAAATGA